The following are from one region of the Sorghum bicolor cultivar BTx623 chromosome 2, Sorghum_bicolor_NCBIv3, whole genome shotgun sequence genome:
- the LOC8081051 gene encoding tuliposide A-converting enzyme b1, amyloplastic, whose translation MDSGSAEVIFESHYFRLFSDGHVERTGGMDTVPAGFDADTGVTSKDVVIDAATGVAARLYLPSIQTVRTPSGSDGGCTTKKLPILVVFHGGFFILGSSRDPNFHRYMNWLVASARVVAVSVDYRLAPEHPLPAAYDDSWAALNWAVSGAADPWLSDHGDLGRVFVAGASAGANIAHNVAVAAAGMNGLQAAPRIEGVILLHPSFCGEQRMEDEAEEFLEANKKRWAVIFPGASNGSDDPRINPMAASVGAPGLARLAGKKLFVSTASEDARAPRGRAYCDAVRTGGWTGKLQWFESEGKGHCFFVHDYGSHEAVALMDQVVAFIAG comes from the coding sequence ATGGATTCCGGCAGCGCGGAGGTGATTTTCGAGAGCCATTACTTCCGATTATTCAGTGACGGTCATGTCGAGCGTACCGGCGGCATGGACACCGTGCCCGCCGGCTTCGACGCCGACACCGGCGTCACATCCAAAGATGTCGTTATCGACGCCGCCACGGGCGTCGCCGCGAGGCTGTACCTTCCATCCATCCAGACGGTCAGGACGCCATCGGGGTCCGACGGCGGCTGCACGACGAAGAAGCTTCCCATCCTCGTCGTCTTCCACGGTGGGTTCTTCATCCTCGGCTCATCCCGTGACCCCAACTTCCACCGCTACATGAACTGGCTTGTCGCGAGCGCCCGCGTCGTCGCTGTCTCCGTCGACTACCGCCTCGCGCCTGAGCACCCGCTCCCTGCTGCCTACGACGACTCCTGGGCCGCGCTCAACTGGGCGGTGTCCGGCGCGGCGGATCCTTGGCTGTCCGACCACGGCGACCTCGGCCGGGTATTCGTGGCCGGTGCCAGCGCCGGCGCGAACATCGCCCACAACGtggccgtcgccgccgcgggCATGAACGGCCTGCAAGCTGCACCGCGCATAGAAGGCGTGATCCTACTCCACCCTTCGTTCTGCGGCGAGCAGAGGATGGAAGACGAAGCAGAAGAGTTCTTGGAAGCTAACAAGAAGAGGTGGGCGGTCATCTTCCCCGGCGCGAGCAATGGATCTGACGACCCCAGGATTAATCCGATGGCGGCCAGTGTTGGCGCGCCGGGCCTGGCGAGATTGGCAGGCAAGAAGCTGTTTGTCTCCACGGCGTCGGAGGATGCCAGGGCGCCAAGGGGCCGAGCGTACTGCGACGCCGTGAGGACCGGCGGTTGGACCGGGAAGCTGCAGTGGTTCGAATCAGAAGGTAAGGGACACTGCTTCTTCGTCCATGATTACGG